TTTGCTTCTGCTTTGCCCACAGGCTCCAGCTCTGCCTTCCCTGAGGCCCTCGCATCCACCTTTCTGGAGTTTACAGGGTTCCCCTTTTCTACAGCCAGAGGACCCTTTGGGGCAGCTTCTGCTTTTCCTGAGGGCATGGGATCTACCTTCTCAGAGGGGACATGGACTGTTTTTCCTGGAGCCATGGGGTCCACCTTTCCCAAAGACACGGACCCCACTTCTCCAGAGGGGACAGTTTCCGCCTTTCCCCTGGCTCCAGGGTCCTCCTTGCCCGAAGCCAGGGGATCAGTCTTTCCTGAGGCCATGGGACTCACCTTTCGGGGGGCTATGGGATCTGCCTTCTCCAGGGTCGGTGGATCTACTTTTTCCCCAGTCACTGCCTCAGCTTTTACTGAGGATGGGGTCCCCAAGGACTGGGGGTCCCCTGAACCTGAGGACACAGGGCCTATCTTTCCTGAAGATTCAGGATTCATTTTTCCAGATGACGATTTTATATTTCCCTCCGAAACGGGATTCACCTTTCTGGATGACACAGAGTCCTCTTTTCCTGAGGATGCAGTTTCTTGCTCTTCCACCAGTACAGGTTCTGCCTGCCCAGAGCACAAGGACTCTGGCTTTCCTGAAGACATGGGCTCCCCATTTTTCAAAGAAGTGGGATTCACCTTTCTTGAAGATATGGGATCCACTTGTCCCGTAGACAAAGTTTTTGTCATCCTCATGGCCACAGGCTCCTCCTTTCCTGAGGAGGCAAGATCCATCTTCCCTTGGAAACAAGGGTCCTCTTTTGCAGAAGACATAATTCCTGCATTCCTCTTACATGACTCTTGGGGACCTGCCATCCCCAAGCTTGCAGGATCCATCCTTCCCGAGGGCCCAGGCTCCACTGTTCCCAAGGATACAGGTTCCATCTTGCCTGAGGTCCCTGGAGTCAGCTTTTCCAAAGACCCGGGATCAGTCTTTCTTGCAGATACAGAATCCATGTTTTTCAAGGACACGGCATCTATGTTTCCTGAGAACCCCGGATCTGTCTTCCCCAAGGACACAAGACTGACCTTTCCTGAGGATGCGGCACCCACCTTCTCAGAGGACACAGGATCCTCCTTTCTTGGGACCACAGGATCCTCTTTGCCTGAAGACACAGGATCCACCTTTCTCAGAGATCCAGGATCCTCCCACCTTGGGAACACTGTATCCTCCTTGCCAGGGGACACAGGATCTACCTTTCCCAAGGATCCAGGAGCCTCCTTTCTTGAAGTTACAGAATCCATCTTTCTGGAGGACACAACATCCCTTTTCACCGAGACCGTGGGCTCTGTCTTTCTCATAACCATGACGTCTGCCTCCCTTGAGGACCCAGCATCTTCCTTTCCTATGGAATCTACCTTCGTTGAAGACTTGGAATCCATCTTCTCCAAGAACACAGGATTTCTGTAATCTGAGGATGTGGGGTCAGATTTCACTGAGGACCCATGCTCTGGCTTTGAGGACCCTGGCATCCCAGAGAAAGAGGTTTCTGGTGTTCCTGAGACCAAGGCTCCATGGGCCCCCAATACCTTCTTGGTGGCTGTCTCTTGGGGAGGGAGACAGGTTGGGGAGGGGCAGGCCAAGCTCCCACCAGGGCTCTCAGAGGAGGAGGTCTCTTCCCCAGCCCCAATGGGGTTGCTGTGTCTCATGTCCATGCCTGGGCCTTGGTCAGAGGTGTTCCCTGGGGGTATAGGGCTGGCcttttgctgggaggggtagaaATCCCTCAtggccaggcccccagcccccaggctcCCATCCTGTGGGTGGCAGAGGGCTATGGGCTGGGGTCCTGGAGGGCTGGGGTCCTTTCCAAGCAGCTGGAGCCAGGCTGGTCCTTCAGCACTGCCCATCTGCAGTCCTGACCATGCTTGGGTCCGCAGCTGCAGTTAGTTTCTGAAACACAGAGAGAGCAGACTCAGATTCCTCCTTCCTGTCCTCCTCCATCTCACCCTCCTTCTAGCAGCAGAGCTTTCTCACTTGACTCCCTGCCCCTAGCTGCTCCCCTCCTGTCCAGAGGGCCTGGGCTTCAAACACCAACCTTACCAGGTCACCCCTTGCCCTGCTGCTCCCGGGGCCCCCGGATGTCAGACTTCTTAAAATGGCATTCAAGGCCCTTTATGTCTTTGCCATGGCCCAACTTTTCAGTGTCACCTTCCATCACCATTCCCTTTTCAGCCAAAATCTCAGACACATGCAACCCAGAAGTTGTGCCATAAGGAGGTAATTTAAGTGAGGAAAGACGGGCTGGATATAATACAAGAGGGTGTGGTGGGGACCACGGCAAAGTGGAGGACACACGGCCTGCCTAAAGGCAGAGCCACTGCTCAACCCGGCCACGTACTGCCATGGAGAAAGGCAGACCTGCTAGCCCCAGCTTGCCCAGCTTCTCAAGAAAAGTGGGAAACCCagaattttaatggaaaattctcaaattaattcaagatttaaaaaacaaaaaacacaactcTGTAGACCAAGCAAAATATGTCTGTAGGCCACCAATTTTTGTCTGGGTGGACCCTGGGGAACCAAGAACAGTTTATAGTCAAAGAAGAGACATAGCCCTACGTGTGTGCTCTGGGATGGCATGGAGCAGGGCCAGCCAGCGCCTATGAGGATGTTGGTCAACCATTCATTCAGTCCTTCATCCATTCACCTGGCACCTTTTCTGCCACAGATCCTGAGTAGTCTTACTCGTCTGGGTAACACACAGCAAAGGACCCCGGAGATGGGAAGTTAGAGGCCAAAtcgagagaggagagagaaaatggatGGGAGACCAActggcgtgggggtgggggagagtggCCTGCAGGGGGCTCCTGGGAGATAGTGCTGGGTAGGAGATCTTAGGGAAGGGGAGAGTTGGGTTTCAGATCAGTTGAATGCGTAGTGCCTGGGGAGCATCTAGGAAGAGGGCCTGGCTGGCAGCTAGTTCTGCAAGCTCCCCCATTCCATGACCCACTCAGCAGCCAAAGTGACCTggtcctaccccccccccccttctccAAAGCCCTCTCTTTTGTACTCAGGCCCAAATCCTCAGTCACCCCAACTTTCTCTCATACTCCATGTCCCATCCATCGGCAAAACCTAAAGGCCTCCATCCAGGCCCAACCCTGCTTAGTGTCCTAGATCAGTCAAGTTCAGGGCGATGTTCATGGTGGCGATGGTAGCGCTGtgatgtgaatgtaattaacgccACTGAACTATATTCTGGAAAGTGGCaaatatatatacagacacaataaaaattaaacaacagcAGCAAAAGCCCTAATGACTCGACCTCCTAAACATACCCAGAGCCTGAGCCAAGCCCCCTTCACCTCTCCTCTGGATTATCCCTGCTTTTTCCTTCACCCCCTACTGTTGATTTTCAGCACGGCAGCCACAGCAATCTTTAGTAAAACCCAAGTCAGATCATGTCTCTACTCAGAACTGTGCAGTGTCTTCCCCATCTCACTCAAAGTAAAAGCAAACTCCTTACAATGGCCCCAAGATCCTGCATTTTCTGGCCCCTTTACCTCTCTTGACCTTGACTCCTACCACTCTCCTTCTCTATGACGCTGCTTCAGCCACCCAGTTGTTCTTGCCAATCCTTGAACATCCcgctgcctcagggcctttgtaccaGCTGTCTCCTCTGCCTGGATTGCTTTGCCTCCAGATATCTGCATGGTTCACTCCCTGAGactttttctgactttttctCTCCATCCCCCTCGCCCTGCTCCATTGTTCTTTGTAGCACCTGTCACCATCTGACATATTGTAAACATTTGTTTACTGATCATGGTCTGTCTCTCCCATTGGAATGTCAGCTGCAGGATGGCAGGCCCTTTGTTGTGCTCACTGCGGTATCCCGAGTCGAGAATAACGATTGGCATGTGGTAAGCgaccaaatataaatatttgttgaacgagTAACAGAATGATCTTTCTAAGGTGGGGCCCCACACTGCCACCCACGCCCATCCCCACCCACACTTGACACCCTGCTCACTCTTGCTGGGAAAGCAAATTGGTTGTAATCTTTTCAAAAGGGCATTTATCCATTTCTATCAGAGTTTACAATGCACATAGCATTTGAGCCAACAAGTCCACCTCCAGGAATGGTCCTGAAGACTGACTGATGGGATGCAGGGGATGATAAGAAAACGGGGAGTGGGCGGTATGGAAAGCAAGCCATCCACAGGGAATGCCATGCAGCTGTTAGAATGCATGGAGTGATAAGGCACGATGCCCGCGATAAATTAAGTGGGGGAGAAAAAAAGCACAAGGGGGTGATCTGGCTACTAAGATCCCATGTGTGTAGCCCAGGAAAAGGACAGACACACTTTTATGGGTTTCTGTATGAAGAGAGCATTTCTAGAAGGaaacacatttaatttttaacagtGTTTACCTCTGAGAAGTGAGACTTGGGGATCTGGGGGTGGGAAAGACTTTTCTTTGTATGTCGTTTTGGGATGTCTGAATTTGGGTTGTATACACAGGTAccaccttttaaaaaggaaacgaaacagaaagacaaacctTTAGTGATTTCCTCTCACCTTTAGGGTCCAGTCCAACCCCTCGGTGTGCTGCCAAGCACCTAACTTACCTGCTTACTTACCTGCTGGGCTTTCTCTTTCATCATCTACTTTCCAGCCCCAAGTGATGgagacacacacgcacacacacactcatgacCCACCCAGACACACATGTGCGCAACTTCTTTGGATTCATCCAAGACTTCATGCTCTCTCCCATTTCAGCTTCCCCCTGTCTCTGCTGGAagccgttccctccagccttgcCTGGCTCTCTCTAAACCTTCAGGACTCGGTTTAAATGCCTCCTCCTGCAGTGAGCCTCTTTGTCCACCAGCTTTTCAGTTCCTACAGTCCTTTGCTGTTCCCCTAACCAGACCCACGCCATCGTGCAGGGAGACGGGTATCTTGGGGTCCTCTGTTGGCCCTCAGGTGCCTGGACAGGGacaactgctgctgctgctcagcACATGTGCTCCAGGCTTTGGGCTGATGGGACTTGGGAAACCCGG
This region of Tamandua tetradactyla isolate mTamTet1 chromosome 20, mTamTet1.pri, whole genome shotgun sequence genomic DNA includes:
- the GPRIN1 gene encoding G protein-regulated inducer of neurite outgrowth 1, whose amino-acid sequence is MGSAEGPAWLQLLGKDPSPPGPQPIALCHPQDGSLGAGGLAMRDFYPSQQKASPIPPGNTSDQGPGMDMRHSNPIGAGEETSSSESPGGSLACPSPTCLPPQETATKKVLGAHGALVSGTPETSFSGMPGSSKPEHGSSVKSDPTSSDYRNPVFLEKMDSKSSTKVDSIGKEDAGSSREADVMVMRKTEPTVSVKRDVVSSRKMDSVTSRKEAPGSLGKVDPVSPGKEDTVFPRWEDPGSLRKVDPVSSGKEDPVVPRKEDPVSSEKVGAASSGKVSLVSLGKTDPGFSGNIDAVSLKNMDSVSARKTDPGSLEKLTPGTSGKMEPVSLGTVEPGPSGRMDPASLGMAGPQESCKRNAGIMSSAKEDPCFQGKMDLASSGKEEPVAMRMTKTLSTGQVDPISSRKVNPTSLKNGEPMSSGKPESLCSGQAEPVLVEEQETASSGKEDSVSSRKVNPVSEGNIKSSSGKMNPESSGKIGPVSSGSGDPQSLGTPSSVKAEAVTGEKVDPPTLEKADPIAPRKVSPMASGKTDPLASGKEDPGARGKAETVPSGEVGSVSLGKVDPMAPGKTVHVPSEKVDPMPSGKAEAAPKGPLAVEKGNPVNSRKVDARASGKAELEPVGKAEAKSPGKEGPVSLQGEKPLAVEKVDPRPSSKADPTASGKAEPVSLGKADSASPSKTEPPSSGPVAPLTLEETQSSAPGQLDGTPCGSAPPPEGGGDRAELEPASRSGASIPVQKDPAASGGQKSPRPTAAETLEAAAPPPGPRTRDNFTKAPSWEASAPPPPPREDAGTQAGAQACVSVAVSPMSPQDGAGGPAFSFQAAARAPSPAPGPPSRRDAGLQVSLGAAETRSVATGPMTPQAAAPPAFPEVRVRPGSALAAAVAPPEAAEPVRDVSWDEKGMTWEVYGAAMEVEVLGMAIQKHLERQIEEHGRQGAPAPPPAARPGPGRAGSVRAAPPDGAAKRPPGLFRALLQSVRRPRCCSRAGPTAE